The genomic region CTTCATCCTCACCTATCTGCCGCACGGGCTGATCGGCTTCGTGTTCGTCGGCATCCTGGCGGCCGCGATGTCCTCGCTGTCATCCGCGATCAACAGTCTTGCCGCCGTGAGCGTGGAGGACTGGTGCCGCCTGCGGGGACGCCCGCAGGAACCGGGGCGCACGCTCGTGTGGGCGCGCTGGGCGGCCATCGGCTGGGGCGCGTTCACGCTCGCATTCTCGGGTCTCGTCGCGCGCATCGCACCCACGGTTATCGAGGCGATCAACAAGATCGGCTCGCTCTTCTATGGCCCCATTCTCGCGGTTTTCCTGCTGGCCGTGGTTTCACCCCGCGCAGGAGGCCGCGCCGCGATCGCCGGCCTGCTGGGTGGACTCGCCGTCAATCTCGGGCTCTGGCTGTTCTTCCCGCAGGTCTTCTGGTTCTGGTGGAACGCCGTCGGCTGCCTCGTGGCACTGGGCATCGGCGGAGCCGTCTCCCGCCTGGCCCCGGCTCCGCGTTCTATGCCGGATGCCGCTTCGCAGGCCGCGTGGAGAGAGCTCTGCGCGCCGACCGGATGGGCGCTTTATGCCGTCTTTCTGGCTCTGTTGGCCACGGGCGCGGCATTCGGTCACCTGAAGGGGTGACAGGCGGACGGATGAGCTGTCACCCGCAGAGGAGTGTGCGCACGCAGATGTGGCGCGATCCCGCCTTTCAGCGCCGCTTTCTGGAAGACCTCTTCCGCGAGGCGACGGCGCGGCTCGAGCCGCGGCGTCTCCTGCGCAGACACTGGGTGCAGATCACGACCCGCTGTCCGCAACTTGGCACGGCGCCCGCGCATCCCGAGGGACGAACCATCGTCGTGGGCTATGGCAAAGCGGCGGCAGCCCTCGCCGCAGGCGCGGTGGAGCATCTCCAAGGCCCGACCATCGGACTGGTCAGCGTTCCGGAAGGATATGCGGACGGCTGCGAAGAGGTGCTGCGGGACGCGGGCATCGGCGTGGTCGTGGCGGGACATCCCGTTCCCGACGAAAACAGCCGGAAGGCGGCCGAACGCGCGCTTGCCCTGATGCGCCGCGGCACCAGGGCGGACCGGGTGCTGTTTCTGGCCACCGGGGGCGGCTCGGCGACGCTCGCTGCTCCCCTGCCGCCGCTGACCCTGCGCGAGAAACGGGACATCGTCCGTCATCTCGTGCTCTCCGGTGCGCCCATCGCGGATATCAACCTGGCCCGCCGCCACCTCTCCGCGGTCAAGGGGGGCAGGCTGGCGGCCGCCGCATCCGCCGTGGGCCTGCGGGTCACGTTCGTGATTTCCGACGTCGTCGGCGACGACCCGGCGCTTGTCGCCTCGGGTCCGAGCATTCCGACCGAGCCCGCGCCGCAGCGGGCGCGGGCCATTCTGAGCCGGCACGGGGCCCCTCACCGAAAGAAATGGCTTGCCGTGCTGGGCCGCCCCAGCCCGAGTGACACGCACGGGCTGCAAACCGCCCGCGATCCCGTCTTCGTGTTGGCCACGGGCGCGGATCTTCTGCGGGAGGCGGCGGAGATCGCGCGCGCGGCGGGTCTGGACGTCGTCGACCTTACCGATCGCATTGCCGGCGACGCCGAAGAGATCGGGCGTGCCCATGCCGAGCTCGCAAGACGGCTGCTCGCCACCCGCAGGACCCCGGTGCTCGTGCTTTCCGGCGGCGAGCTCACGGTGCGGGTGCGCAAAGCCGCGGGCCGCGGCGGTCCGAACTTGACCTATCTTGCGACGATGCTTCAGGAACTGGGGGGTGAGGAGGGAATTGCCGCACTGGCCGCCGACACCGACGGACGGGACGGCTCGAGCGGCCATGCGGGAGGCGTCATCACGACGGAGAGCTGGTGCAAAGTCGAGGAGACGGCCTTGCCGGTGGAGCGGCTGCTTGCGCAGAATGAAACGTTGAGTCTGTT from Rhodothalassiaceae bacterium harbors:
- the ttuD2 gene encoding hydroxypyruvate reductase — translated: MSCHPQRSVRTQMWRDPAFQRRFLEDLFREATARLEPRRLLRRHWVQITTRCPQLGTAPAHPEGRTIVVGYGKAAAALAAGAVEHLQGPTIGLVSVPEGYADGCEEVLRDAGIGVVVAGHPVPDENSRKAAERALALMRRGTRADRVLFLATGGGSATLAAPLPPLTLREKRDIVRHLVLSGAPIADINLARRHLSAVKGGRLAAAASAVGLRVTFVISDVVGDDPALVASGPSIPTEPAPQRARAILSRHGAPHRKKWLAVLGRPSPSDTHGLQTARDPVFVLATGADLLREAAEIARAAGLDVVDLTDRIAGDAEEIGRAHAELARRLLATRRTPVLVLSGGELTVRVRKAAGRGGPNLTYLATMLQELGGEEGIAALAADTDGRDGSSGHAGGVITTESWCKVEETALPVERLLAQNETLSLFERIGGLLATGPIPLNVNDFRAILIVPHDG